From the genome of Thermogemmatispora onikobensis, one region includes:
- a CDS encoding class I SAM-dependent methyltransferase, with protein MPWWRTRRSEADLPSASPATGMATVSVDAAGRRRVEDIPYLLPKDQEELNRLDYQHYVLRQVCRGNVLAPVAKLLCEGVPVLDVGTGTGRWAMEVAEAFPRCQVTAFDREPPRSSQPLPPSVHFVQGDLLQGLPFPNQSFGYVHQRLLVAGIPLQQWPAVLRELLRVTRRGGWIELVELGLGLWPQGPCLQQVVAWWQQLSAARGMDASQLFLLGRWLREAGAVQVEQRTLWLPVGRWGGRLGQLLAQDLLAAARTLEAPVEGLGVPVARFHEILEGLAREWEEGQVTYEVYAAWGRKP; from the coding sequence ATGCCCTGGTGGCGCACTCGCCGATCAGAAGCCGACCTGCCGTCAGCTTCCCCTGCAACGGGAATGGCCACCGTGTCTGTCGATGCCGCCGGACGGAGACGAGTAGAGGACATTCCCTATCTCCTTCCCAAAGATCAAGAAGAACTCAACCGCCTGGACTATCAACACTATGTGCTGCGCCAAGTATGCCGCGGGAATGTGCTCGCCCCTGTCGCTAAGCTGCTGTGCGAGGGGGTGCCGGTGCTGGATGTGGGCACCGGCACAGGCCGCTGGGCGATGGAGGTCGCCGAGGCCTTCCCCCGCTGCCAGGTCACCGCCTTCGATCGCGAGCCGCCTCGCTCCTCGCAACCTCTGCCCCCCAGCGTGCACTTCGTGCAAGGGGACCTGCTGCAGGGGCTGCCCTTCCCCAACCAGTCCTTCGGCTATGTCCATCAGCGCCTCTTGGTTGCGGGCATTCCCCTGCAGCAGTGGCCTGCCGTGCTGCGAGAGCTGCTGCGGGTCACCCGCCGCGGTGGCTGGATCGAGCTGGTCGAACTGGGGCTGGGCCTCTGGCCCCAGGGGCCATGCTTACAGCAGGTGGTGGCGTGGTGGCAGCAGTTGAGCGCCGCCCGGGGCATGGATGCCAGCCAACTCTTCCTGCTGGGCCGCTGGCTACGCGAGGCCGGTGCTGTCCAGGTCGAGCAGCGCACGCTCTGGCTGCCGGTGGGCCGCTGGGGAGGACGGCTGGGCCAGCTCCTGGCTCAGGACCTGCTGGCGGCGGCTCGGACCCTCGAAGCGCCGGTTGAAGGGCTGGGCGTGCCCGTGGCTCGCTTTCACGAGATCTTGGAGGGCCTGGCACGCGAGTGGGAAGAGGGCCAGGTGACCTACGAGGTCTACGCTGCCTGGGGGCGCAAGCCATGA
- a CDS encoding sigma factor-like helix-turn-helix DNA-binding protein, with the protein MTASASSHPLPASGSASVPAPRLTADQQRRLARLRPTDWLVLLLRQQGWRVGAIATALGVSPGRIAQRLHRARFALEVPRSTQALLAAVPWQQCPTEAQAAFERLLARWRQGPPPATPWGLSRVQRRRAEEPAQPDGGACHAAS; encoded by the coding sequence ATGACCGCTTCTGCCAGCTCCCACCCGCTGCCGGCGTCGGGGTCGGCGTCGGTGCCGGCCCCCAGGCTCACGGCTGATCAGCAGCGCCGGCTGGCGCGGCTCCGTCCGACCGACTGGCTCGTGTTGCTGCTGCGCCAGCAGGGCTGGCGGGTCGGCGCGATTGCGACCGCGCTGGGCGTCAGCCCCGGACGGATTGCTCAACGGCTCCACCGGGCTCGCTTCGCCCTGGAGGTGCCCCGTTCCACGCAGGCCCTGCTGGCTGCCGTCCCCTGGCAGCAATGCCCCACCGAGGCGCAGGCGGCCTTTGAGCGGCTGCTGGCCCGCTGGCGGCAGGGGCCCCCGCCAGCCACTCCCTGGGGTCTTTCCCGCGTCCAGCGCCGGCGTGCTGAAGAGCCGGCCCAGCCAGACGGAGGTGCATGCCATGCCGCTTCGTGA